The following is a genomic window from Synechococcus sp. MW101C3.
GCTACCGGGGCCTTTCGGCGCTGATCGCCGTGTGGCTCGTGCACCTGGTCACGGCCTTCGTGCGGCAGCGCTTCGATACCCGGGTCTTCATGGGCCTCTACGCCCGCCTCGCCGTGCTCACCGTCGCTGAGCAGAAGCACCTCGGCCACGGCACGAGCATCGTGTCGGCGCGGGTCGAGATGATGCGCGACATGGTCGGCTTCTTCGAGGCTGATGTGCCGGCGATGTTCTCCCAGGTGGTGACCGTGGTGGGCTCGCTGGTGATGCTGTTCACCTACGACCTCCAGGCGGGATTCATCGCCATGGCGGTGCTACTGCCGATGGGGCTCGTCAACGCCTGGTACTGGCGGCGCGCCCTGCGCTTGCACCGCGGCCTCAACGACCAGATCGAGCGCGAGATCGCGGACATCGAGGCGGCGCGCCCGCTGCGTCTGCGTCGCCACTTCGGCCGGGTGCGCCGCTGGCATGTGCAGCTCTCCGACAGCGAGTCGTGGACCTGGACCGTGACGGAGCTCGCCACGATCGTGGCGCTGGTGGTGCTGCTGATCGATTTCACCCGATCGCCGGTGTTCAGCGCCGGCGCCATCTATGCCGTGCTCGCCTATGTGT
Proteins encoded in this region:
- a CDS encoding ABC transporter six-transmembrane domain-containing protein; the encoded protein is MPQTLLSTLSRSERLSIAGTYTLTLLENLCMLAYPAITGWAVDGLLKGSYRGLSALIAVWLVHLVTAFVRQRFDTRVFMGLYARLAVLTVAEQKHLGHGTSIVSARVEMMRDMVGFFEADVPAMFSQVVTVVGSLVMLFTYDLQAGFIAMAVLLPMGLVNAWYWRRALRLHRGLNDQIEREIADIEAARPLRLRRHFGRVRRWHVQLSDSESWTWTVTELATIVALVVLLIDFTRSPVFSAGAIYAVLAYVFDYLEGLDSAPLIVNNIARLQDIRARLAR